One genomic region from Leptolyngbyaceae cyanobacterium JSC-12 encodes:
- a CDS encoding carotene isomerase (IMG reference gene:2510095593~PFAM: FAD dependent oxidoreductase~TIGRFAM: carotene isomerase), producing the protein MLPVAPDSQVSTNPTAKIGAITVPDSHQFDVIVIGSGIGGLVTATQLAAKGASVLVLERYLIPGGSAGYFERSGYRFDVGASMMFGFGERGTTNLLTRALQGVGMRLETIPDPVQIHYHLPGGLDVKVHREYEQFLQELGDRFPHEREGIRRFYDECWKVFHCLNTIELLSLEEPRYLMRVFFQHPLACLGLVKYLPQNAGDLARKFIQDPILLKFIDIECYCWSVVPADLTPMINAGMVFSDRHYGGINYPKGGVGVIAQKLAEGLEKHQGQIRYKARVTQILIDNGRAIGVKLATGETYLAKRIISNATRWDTFEKLLPAEVMPPSEKRWQNRYRKSPSFLSLHLGVSADALPPGTECHHILVEEWEQMEAEEGTIFVSIPTLLDPELAPPGHHIIHAFTPSWIETWQHLSPSEYQQRKEDAATRIITRLEKIFPDLSNYLDYQEVGTPRTHRRFLGREDGTYGPIPAKKLLGLLGMPFNRTAIPGLYCVGDSTFPGQGLNAVAFSGFACAHRVGVDLGL; encoded by the coding sequence ATCACAGTGCCCGACTCCCACCAATTTGACGTGATTGTGATTGGCTCTGGGATTGGCGGCTTAGTCACTGCTACCCAATTAGCGGCAAAGGGCGCTAGCGTTCTAGTATTGGAGCGATACCTGATACCCGGTGGCAGTGCTGGCTATTTTGAACGGAGTGGTTATCGCTTCGATGTGGGAGCCTCGATGATGTTTGGGTTTGGAGAACGGGGTACTACCAATCTCTTGACGCGTGCCTTGCAAGGTGTGGGCATGAGGCTGGAAACCATTCCTGACCCTGTGCAAATTCATTACCATTTGCCTGGCGGTTTGGATGTAAAAGTACACCGAGAGTATGAGCAGTTTTTGCAGGAACTGGGCGATCGCTTTCCCCACGAGCGCGAAGGTATCCGGCGCTTTTATGATGAATGCTGGAAAGTTTTTCATTGCCTCAACACCATCGAATTATTATCGTTGGAAGAACCTCGCTATTTAATGCGCGTATTTTTCCAGCACCCTTTAGCGTGTTTGGGATTGGTAAAATACCTGCCGCAAAATGCCGGAGACCTAGCACGCAAGTTTATTCAAGATCCTATTCTGCTGAAGTTTATCGATATTGAATGCTATTGCTGGTCAGTAGTACCTGCGGATTTAACCCCTATGATTAACGCTGGTATGGTGTTTAGCGATCGCCACTATGGTGGGATTAACTATCCCAAAGGGGGGGTGGGTGTGATCGCTCAAAAACTGGCTGAAGGGCTAGAAAAGCATCAAGGGCAGATTCGATACAAAGCACGGGTCACTCAAATCTTGATTGATAACGGGCGGGCGATCGGCGTCAAACTGGCAACTGGGGAAACCTACCTGGCAAAACGCATCATCTCTAATGCCACCCGTTGGGACACCTTTGAAAAGCTCCTGCCTGCGGAAGTAATGCCTCCATCAGAGAAACGCTGGCAAAACCGCTATCGTAAATCTCCTAGTTTTCTCAGCCTGCATTTAGGCGTCAGCGCAGATGCCCTACCACCTGGCACTGAATGTCACCATATTCTGGTAGAAGAGTGGGAGCAAATGGAAGCTGAAGAAGGAACAATTTTTGTTTCCATTCCCACCTTACTTGATCCAGAACTTGCACCTCCCGGACATCACATCATTCACGCCTTCACCCCAAGCTGGATCGAAACCTGGCAACATCTTTCACCCTCAGAATATCAACAGCGTAAAGAGGATGCCGCGACACGAATCATCACTCGGCTGGAAAAAATCTTTCCTGATCTGTCGAACTATTTGGACTATCAAGAGGTGGGCACACCACGAACCCATCGACGTTTCTTAGGCAGGGAGGATGGGACTTACGGTCCAATTCCAGCCAAAAAATTGCTGGGCTTGTTAGGAATGCCTTTCAATCGCACTGCTATTCCAGGTCTGTACTGCGTCGGAGATAGTACGTTTCCAGGGCAGGGGTTGAATGCCGTTGCCTTTTCAGGCTTTGCCTGTGCGCATCGAGTCGGTGTGGATCTGGGACTTTGA
- a CDS encoding hypothetical protein (IMG reference gene:2510095594), giving the protein MLPFVAVPSTIAQEFGKYRDLFCRGAGFEQVSRYVTGLLLSENKTLQGIAGQWVAGGEVGGRRAMHAAVFEAGWRSSELMSHHRAVIAKEHQGRGREVISLDWTLSHHDWGKQIFGVKRSYDYVEHRMSCFQTVVTATIANRHLIDGIDVVVQFPDFSVAEREYLKVTAKSHYDDLDQVRERLIEMLHYHKNRLEYRKRTEIAVEIVRQVEAEGQFPTADYAFDNGVLTVELTTMIESAGKHWVSEVESSRNILWNDQWQRVDAIGLELRIHHPESFRPIQVTCRNGETKPIWAFTKVVRLKKFGRKRLVIVHEQADLQDPPRFLLTDALHWESGRVMQTWSYRWSCEVFHEVSKQHTGLESAQVRNEEAVNRHFRLSCVAQSILQRTACSGAQSERFEFAQGKQTVGQKLYTLTRQAFDDLLQFIVTRCSHGHTNEQILQALLPS; this is encoded by the coding sequence ATGCTGCCCTTTGTCGCTGTGCCATCGACGATTGCTCAAGAGTTTGGGAAATATCGAGACCTGTTCTGCCGAGGCGCAGGCTTTGAGCAGGTGAGTCGCTATGTGACCGGATTGCTGTTGAGTGAGAACAAAACCTTGCAAGGGATTGCCGGACAATGGGTAGCAGGTGGGGAGGTCGGCGGACGAAGAGCGATGCACGCAGCGGTGTTTGAGGCGGGCTGGAGGAGTTCAGAGTTAATGTCCCATCATCGTGCTGTGATAGCCAAAGAGCATCAGGGGCGAGGGCGAGAAGTCATCAGTCTGGATTGGACGCTCAGCCATCACGATTGGGGCAAGCAGATCTTTGGGGTGAAGCGATCCTATGATTATGTGGAACATCGGATGAGTTGCTTTCAAACGGTGGTGACGGCGACGATTGCGAACCGCCACCTAATTGATGGGATTGACGTGGTGGTGCAGTTTCCAGATTTTTCAGTGGCAGAACGGGAGTATCTGAAGGTGACGGCAAAATCCCACTATGACGATTTAGACCAAGTGCGAGAACGACTGATTGAGATGTTGCATTATCACAAGAATCGATTGGAGTATCGCAAACGCACCGAGATTGCCGTCGAGATTGTGCGCCAAGTGGAAGCGGAAGGACAATTTCCCACCGCCGATTATGCGTTTGACAATGGGGTGTTGACTGTTGAGTTAACCACCATGATTGAGTCCGCAGGAAAACACTGGGTGAGTGAAGTTGAAAGTTCTCGCAACATCTTGTGGAATGACCAATGGCAACGGGTAGATGCGATTGGTTTAGAACTCAGAATCCATCACCCAGAGAGCTTTCGCCCGATTCAAGTCACTTGCCGCAACGGCGAAACGAAACCGATTTGGGCATTTACCAAAGTCGTGCGCCTCAAGAAGTTTGGACGCAAGCGATTGGTCATCGTCCACGAGCAAGCAGATTTACAAGACCCACCTCGCTTCCTGCTCACCGATGCGTTGCATTGGGAAAGTGGGCGAGTCATGCAGACTTGGAGTTATCGATGGTCCTGCGAGGTCTTTCATGAGGTGAGCAAACAGCACACCGGGCTAGAGTCGGCTCAGGTGCGGAACGAGGAAGCGGTCAACCGTCACTTCCGTCTTAGTTGCGTGGCGCAGTCGATTCTGCAACGGACTGCCTGTTCTGGCGCACAATCTGAACGATTTGAGTTTGCTCAAGGCAAGCAAACGGTGGGACAGAAGCTCTATACCCTCACTCGTCAAGCCTTTGATGATTTGCTGCAATTCATTGTGACGCGATGTTCTCACGGACATACAAATGAACAGATTTTACAAGCTCTCCTCCCCAGTTGA
- a CDS encoding heme oxygenase (IMG reference gene:2510095595~PFAM: Heme oxygenase), translating into MSSNLATKLREGTKKSHTMAENTGFIACFLKGTVEKNSYRKLVTNLYFVYSAMEEEMERQKNHPILSQIYFPELNRKTALEQDLYYYYGSNWREQIAPSAAAEEYVARIREVSNTEPELLVAHSYTRYLGDLSGGQILKGIAQRGMNLADGEGTNFYEFQAIADEKAFKNKYRQAMNDLPVDEATADRIVDEANDAFGLNMKMFKELEGSLIKAIGIMLFNSLTRRRHRGSTELATAE; encoded by the coding sequence ATGAGCAGTAATTTAGCAACCAAGCTGCGTGAGGGAACTAAAAAATCTCACACGATGGCAGAAAACACCGGATTTATTGCCTGTTTCCTGAAAGGAACCGTTGAAAAAAACTCTTACCGCAAGCTAGTCACCAATCTCTACTTTGTCTACTCCGCGATGGAAGAAGAGATGGAACGGCAAAAGAATCATCCCATCCTGTCTCAAATCTATTTTCCTGAGCTGAATCGCAAAACTGCTCTAGAACAGGATCTGTATTACTATTACGGTTCTAACTGGCGTGAGCAAATTGCACCATCGGCCGCTGCCGAGGAGTATGTTGCTCGTATTCGAGAAGTGTCTAACACTGAGCCTGAACTGTTGGTTGCCCATTCTTATACTCGTTACCTGGGTGATCTTTCTGGGGGGCAAATCCTGAAAGGTATTGCTCAGCGCGGCATGAACTTGGCAGATGGGGAAGGAACTAATTTCTACGAATTCCAAGCCATTGCTGATGAGAAGGCATTTAAGAATAAGTATCGTCAGGCCATGAATGATTTGCCAGTTGATGAGGCGACGGCAGATCGGATCGTGGATGAAGCTAATGATGCTTTTGGGCTGAACATGAAAATGTTCAAAGAGCTAGAAGGTAGTCTGATCAAAGCGATCGGTATCATGCTATTTAATTCGCTCACTCGTCGCCGTCATCGTGGTAGCACTGAACTGGCTACTGCCGAATAA
- a CDS encoding NADH dehydrogenase-1 subunit NdhM family protein (IMG reference gene:2510095596~PFAM: Cyanobacterial and plastid NDH-1 subunit M), giving the protein MLLKSTTRHIHIFTATVENNELVPSDNVLTLDVDPDNEFNWTEEALQQVYRKFDELVEAYNGADLTEYNIRRIGSDLEHFVRSLLQKGVISYNLDSRALNYSMGLPQVVPTNG; this is encoded by the coding sequence ATGCTGCTGAAATCCACCACCCGCCATATTCATATCTTCACAGCGACGGTCGAGAATAACGAACTTGTTCCCAGCGATAATGTGTTGACCCTCGATGTTGACCCAGACAACGAATTTAATTGGACTGAGGAAGCTCTGCAACAGGTTTATCGCAAGTTTGACGAACTGGTTGAGGCTTACAACGGTGCGGATTTAACCGAGTACAATATACGTCGGATTGGCTCTGATCTGGAACATTTCGTGCGATCGCTGCTACAAAAAGGTGTCATTTCCTACAATCTTGATAGCCGCGCCCTTAACTACAGTATGGGATTGCCTCAAGTTGTTCCAACCAACGGTTAA
- a CDS encoding dephospho-CoA kinase (IMG reference gene:2510095597~PFAM: Dephospho-CoA kinase~TIGRFAM: dephospho-CoA kinase): MNTHNPTGNSQRIIGITGGIAMGKSAVSNYLESVYQLPILDADVFAREAVEPGSPVLAAIAERYGSGVLLPDGQLNRSRLGDIIFNSTPERWWLEQCIHPYVRDRLVTSISTPPLNDVERYPIVVMVIPLLFEARMTDLVTETWVVMCSPEHQLQRLMERDGLTKEQAIARINSQMAVSKKAARADVVIDNSTSLEALFSQVDQNLAKQPQTTTLPQT; the protein is encoded by the coding sequence ATGAATACACATAACCCAACTGGCAACTCTCAACGCATCATTGGTATTACTGGAGGCATTGCAATGGGGAAATCAGCCGTTTCCAACTATCTGGAATCGGTTTACCAATTGCCAATTTTAGACGCAGATGTTTTCGCAAGAGAAGCCGTCGAACCAGGTAGCCCGGTTTTGGCAGCGATCGCTGAACGGTATGGTTCTGGCGTACTACTGCCTGATGGACAATTGAATCGTTCTCGTCTGGGTGACATTATTTTCAATAGCACTCCAGAACGATGGTGGTTAGAACAGTGCATTCATCCCTATGTTCGTGATCGCCTAGTAACCAGCATCTCCACTCCTCCACTCAACGATGTTGAACGTTATCCAATTGTAGTCATGGTGATTCCACTTCTATTTGAAGCCCGCATGACCGATCTAGTCACGGAAACTTGGGTGGTGATGTGTTCACCAGAGCACCAACTTCAGCGATTGATGGAACGCGATGGTTTGACCAAAGAACAAGCGATCGCCCGAATCAACAGCCAGATGGCTGTCTCTAAAAAAGCTGCTCGTGCCGATGTCGTCATTGACAACTCCACCAGCCTGGAAGCATTATTTTCGCAGGTAGATCAAAACCTGGCAAAGCAACCTCAAACGACCACCTTGCCCCAAACCTAG
- a CDS encoding putative Zn-dependent protease-like protein (IMG reference gene:2510095598~PFAM: Putative modulator of DNA gyrase) codes for MATLPVNAKDLLTDLIARYRSQVDYLAVRLEAAEGTDILLRGNKTETLSEGISIGGHVRACHKGGWGFASFNQIETLEERIQEAIAAARLVGDEETKLSEIVAIQDTCTLPLTGTDPRQISIAQKKSLCQHYGDILRSVSPKIATVSVRYGDSSQRVILATSEGTLIEQSWVDMEMRFAATARNGETVQTGRETTGSRKAYEDLLGLDAEVRSAAQRAVDSLALPPVKGNIYTVVIDPILTGLFVHEAFGHLSEADMTYENPDLLETMSLGRRFGPENLQIFDGAAPPGHRGSYFYDDEGTPATTTQLIKDGILVGRLHSRETAGKLDEAPTGNARCLNYHFPPIVRMTNTWIERGTTPVQDLFNGIREGVYARNWLGGMTNGEMFTFTAGEAWMIRDGEIAEPVRDVTLSGNAFKTLADIEAIGDDFFWDESGGCGKGGQSGLPVGCGGPSLRISSVVVGGEALE; via the coding sequence ATGGCTACCCTGCCCGTCAACGCTAAAGATCTGCTCACAGACCTAATTGCCCGGTATCGTTCTCAGGTAGATTATCTTGCTGTTCGCTTGGAGGCTGCTGAGGGAACAGATATTTTGTTGAGAGGCAATAAGACTGAAACCCTGAGTGAGGGGATTTCCATTGGTGGGCATGTGCGAGCCTGCCATAAAGGCGGATGGGGGTTTGCCAGCTTTAACCAGATAGAAACTCTGGAAGAGCGGATTCAAGAGGCGATCGCTGCGGCTCGTCTAGTTGGGGATGAGGAGACGAAGCTCTCGGAGATCGTAGCGATACAAGATACCTGCACCCTGCCATTGACTGGAACTGATCCCCGCCAGATCTCAATTGCTCAAAAAAAATCCCTTTGTCAGCACTACGGGGATATTCTGCGCAGTGTTAGCCCCAAAATTGCCACCGTTTCAGTGCGCTACGGCGACAGTTCTCAACGGGTGATTTTAGCAACCTCCGAAGGAACACTCATAGAGCAATCCTGGGTTGATATGGAAATGCGGTTTGCTGCCACTGCCCGTAATGGTGAAACTGTTCAAACTGGCCGGGAAACTACTGGATCTCGAAAAGCCTACGAAGACCTGCTGGGACTGGATGCTGAGGTGCGAAGTGCTGCACAACGTGCAGTTGATTCCTTAGCGCTGCCTCCAGTGAAGGGCAATATTTATACAGTTGTCATTGACCCAATCTTGACAGGCTTGTTTGTGCATGAAGCCTTTGGGCATCTCTCTGAGGCAGACATGACTTACGAGAATCCTGATCTGTTAGAAACTATGAGCCTAGGGCGCAGATTTGGACCTGAAAACCTGCAAATTTTTGATGGGGCCGCTCCTCCGGGGCATCGTGGTAGCTATTTTTATGATGATGAAGGTACCCCCGCTACCACGACTCAACTGATTAAAGACGGGATCTTGGTCGGACGGTTGCATTCCCGCGAAACGGCTGGCAAGCTTGATGAAGCGCCGACTGGGAATGCCCGTTGTTTGAATTACCACTTTCCGCCGATTGTGCGTATGACCAATACCTGGATTGAGCGTGGTACAACGCCAGTGCAAGACTTGTTTAATGGGATTCGAGAAGGAGTGTATGCTCGCAACTGGCTAGGTGGTATGACCAATGGTGAGATGTTTACCTTTACGGCAGGAGAAGCTTGGATGATTCGGGATGGGGAGATTGCCGAACCTGTACGAGATGTAACTCTTTCTGGGAATGCCTTCAAAACCCTGGCAGATATTGAAGCAATTGGTGATGACTTTTTCTGGGATGAATCGGGTGGTTGTGGCAAAGGTGGGCAGAGTGGATTGCCAGTGGGTTGCGGTGGTCCCAGTCTGCGGATTAGCAGCGTAGTAGTTGGTGGCGAAGCACTCGAGTAA
- a CDS encoding conserved TM helix protein (IMG reference gene:2510095599~PFAM: Conserved TM helix), with protein sequence MSNLLGVLIAQVQVGSPALPESLGIPPTVVNVVMSLVGAIAILLLGWVVAALVSSAVRSLLKRTDLDNRIVDMTAGQQAPSINIEKVIATVVFWIIMILAIVAALNVLNLTTVSQPLNGFLNQIFSYLPRLGGAALLILAAWILATVSRLVVIRLARSLGLDERVIGEPADELAPARNQFLLSDTLGNVLYWFVFLFFLPLVLDVLNLQGPLTPVQNLLNEFLAALPNIFKAVVIGFAGWLIARVVREIVRNLLVAIGSDRFGNRIGLTRSTSQQPLSWIIATIVYVLILIPTAIAALEALQIRSISLPAAAMLNQILAAIPQIFTAIVILILGYVVGQLVKDLVTNLLTGLGFNNVLSWLGLQTERPSPLPPPPPVEPVGPDSPLLIEPDSGLPSARTPSEVVGIVAMVGIILLAAVAATNVLGIPALTAIVGGILVLLGQVLVGLAIFAVGLYLANLAYNIIATGSAQSKILAQTARIAILAFVIAMALQQIGLAPNIINLAFGLLLGAISVAIALAFGLGGRDVAAEQLREWLANFKRRE encoded by the coding sequence GTGTCAAATCTTTTGGGTGTTCTCATTGCACAGGTGCAAGTCGGAAGTCCAGCGCTTCCAGAGTCGTTGGGGATTCCACCAACAGTAGTTAACGTGGTGATGAGCTTGGTAGGGGCAATCGCAATCCTTTTGCTTGGTTGGGTCGTGGCGGCATTGGTCTCATCTGCAGTCCGCAGTCTACTGAAGCGTACAGACTTAGATAATCGCATTGTCGATATGACAGCTGGTCAGCAAGCACCCAGCATCAATATTGAGAAAGTGATTGCGACGGTCGTTTTCTGGATCATTATGATCCTGGCGATCGTGGCAGCCCTGAATGTGTTGAACCTGACAACGGTCTCTCAACCGCTTAACGGGTTCTTGAATCAAATTTTTAGTTATTTGCCACGCTTGGGTGGAGCTGCTTTGTTAATCTTAGCTGCCTGGATCTTGGCAACTGTAAGTCGTTTGGTAGTGATTCGGTTGGCGCGATCGCTGGGGCTAGATGAACGAGTTATAGGGGAACCAGCGGATGAATTAGCTCCGGCAAGAAACCAGTTTTTGCTCAGCGATACGTTAGGCAATGTGCTCTACTGGTTTGTCTTCTTGTTTTTTCTGCCGCTGGTGTTGGATGTTTTGAATTTGCAAGGTCCTCTGACCCCCGTTCAAAATCTGTTGAATGAGTTTCTGGCAGCATTACCTAACATCTTCAAAGCAGTGGTCATCGGTTTTGCGGGGTGGCTGATTGCACGGGTAGTGCGCGAAATTGTGCGGAATCTGCTGGTTGCTATCGGATCAGACCGTTTTGGTAATCGGATTGGGTTAACCCGTAGCACTAGCCAGCAGCCACTTTCCTGGATTATCGCCACGATAGTTTATGTGCTGATTTTAATTCCGACTGCGATCGCTGCCTTAGAAGCATTACAAATTCGTTCTATTTCCTTACCTGCAGCCGCCATGCTAAATCAGATTCTGGCGGCAATTCCCCAAATCTTCACGGCAATTGTCATCCTGATCCTGGGCTACGTGGTTGGGCAACTAGTCAAAGATCTAGTAACCAACCTCCTGACCGGATTAGGATTCAATAATGTTCTGTCCTGGCTGGGGTTGCAGACAGAACGTCCTTCACCTTTACCTCCACCCCCACCCGTTGAGCCAGTTGGCCCAGATAGCCCATTACTGATCGAGCCAGACTCTGGTTTGCCATCTGCACGGACACCCTCCGAGGTTGTGGGCATTGTGGCAATGGTCGGGATCATTTTGTTGGCAGCCGTTGCTGCAACTAATGTGCTTGGCATTCCCGCGTTGACAGCAATTGTGGGAGGTATTTTAGTTTTGCTGGGGCAGGTCTTAGTGGGGTTAGCGATTTTTGCTGTTGGTCTTTACCTGGCAAATTTGGCTTACAACATCATTGCAACTGGATCAGCGCAGTCTAAAATTTTGGCGCAAACCGCCAGGATTGCGATTTTGGCTTTTGTAATCGCGATGGCGCTGCAGCAGATTGGGTTAGCTCCTAATATTATTAATTTGGCATTTGGCTTATTGTTAGGAGCTATTTCAGTGGCGATCGCGCTTGCCTTTGGTTTGGGTGGACGTGATGTTGCAGCCGAACAACTGCGTGAGTGGTTGGCAAACTTTAAACGACGCGAATAG
- a CDS encoding MIP family channel protein (IMG reference gene:2510095600~PFAM: Major intrinsic protein~TIGRFAM: MIP family channel proteins) — MPLTKKLIAEFIGTFWLVLGGCGSAVLAAAFTAKAATISNNVFFPLGIGLVGVSLAFGLTVLTAVYALGHISGGHFNPAISFGLWACKRFPGSELLPYILAQVLGGILGAGVLYIIASGRPGFLIDPAAAGVFATNGFGDHSPGAFSLLACFVSEFVLTFMFLLIILGVTDGRAPKGFAAMAIGFALTLIHLISIPVTNTSVNPARSLAPALFVGGTPLAQVWLFWVAPILGALVAGYFYLNVFELSRLDRADAEREVEAIR, encoded by the coding sequence ATGCCTTTAACAAAAAAACTCATTGCTGAGTTCATTGGAACTTTTTGGTTAGTATTAGGTGGCTGTGGAAGCGCCGTGCTGGCAGCCGCATTTACCGCGAAAGCTGCAACGATTAGTAATAATGTTTTCTTCCCATTAGGAATTGGTTTAGTTGGGGTATCGCTTGCCTTCGGGTTAACGGTGCTAACTGCAGTCTATGCACTGGGGCACATTTCCGGCGGACACTTTAACCCAGCCATTTCATTTGGATTATGGGCATGCAAGCGGTTTCCAGGCTCTGAGTTGCTGCCTTACATCCTGGCTCAAGTGCTGGGCGGAATTTTGGGAGCAGGGGTGCTTTACATTATCGCCAGTGGCAGACCTGGCTTTCTGATTGATCCAGCGGCTGCTGGGGTGTTTGCCACTAATGGGTTTGGTGATCACTCTCCAGGTGCCTTCTCGCTGTTGGCGTGTTTTGTTTCCGAATTTGTGCTTACGTTTATGTTCTTGCTGATCATTTTGGGTGTAACTGATGGGCGTGCTCCTAAAGGATTTGCTGCAATGGCAATTGGCTTTGCCCTAACGTTAATTCACCTGATCAGCATTCCAGTCACTAATACCTCTGTCAACCCCGCTCGCAGTCTTGCTCCTGCCCTGTTTGTAGGTGGTACTCCTCTGGCACAGGTTTGGTTATTCTGGGTCGCTCCTATTCTCGGTGCACTGGTAGCTGGATACTTTTATCTGAATGTGTTTGAGCTTTCCCGATTAGATCGTGCGGATGCTGAGCGAGAAGTTGAGGCAATTCGATAA
- a CDS encoding UDP-glucose-4-epimerase (IMG reference gene:2510095601~PFAM: NAD dependent epimerase/dehydratase family~TIGRFAM: UDP-glucose-4-epimerase) has protein sequence MAEQPTILVTGGAGYIGSHAVLALKRAGYEVVVLDNLSYGHREIVEDVLKVELIIGDTGDRTLLDQIFASREIAAVMHFAALIQVGESVKEPAKYYQNNVASTLTLLAAMQAASVNKFVFSSTCATYGIPQFIPITEDHPQNPINPYGTTKWMVEKMLLDFDKAHHFRSVYFRYFNAAGADPSGLLGEDHTPETHLIPLVLFAALGKRDSVSIYGTDYDTPDGTCVRDYIHVLDLAQAHVLGLEYLLRGGETAVFNLGNGNGFSVKEVIEAAREVTGKPITAIEHPRREGDSPILVGSSDRARTVLGWNPQYADLKQIITHAWNWHQRRHG, from the coding sequence GTGGCAGAACAGCCAACGATTTTAGTCACAGGTGGGGCGGGATACATCGGTTCTCATGCAGTACTAGCACTCAAACGGGCTGGATATGAAGTCGTTGTGCTAGACAATTTATCCTATGGACATCGTGAGATTGTTGAAGACGTTTTAAAGGTTGAGCTAATCATTGGGGACACGGGCGATCGTACCTTGCTGGATCAGATCTTTGCCAGTCGCGAAATTGCGGCAGTAATGCACTTTGCAGCCTTAATTCAAGTAGGTGAATCTGTTAAAGAACCAGCCAAGTATTACCAAAACAATGTCGCCAGCACGCTTACCTTGCTAGCGGCAATGCAGGCAGCATCCGTTAACAAATTTGTGTTTTCGTCTACCTGCGCAACCTACGGCATCCCCCAATTTATACCAATTACCGAAGACCATCCCCAAAATCCAATTAATCCCTACGGCACCACCAAATGGATGGTGGAGAAGATGCTGCTCGACTTTGACAAAGCCCATCATTTCCGGTCAGTATACTTCCGCTACTTCAATGCTGCGGGGGCTGATCCCAGTGGATTATTGGGCGAAGATCATACTCCCGAAACTCATTTGATTCCATTGGTACTATTTGCAGCATTGGGTAAACGCGATTCGGTTTCTATCTATGGAACCGATTACGATACGCCAGATGGCACCTGTGTGCGGGACTATATTCATGTACTGGATCTGGCACAGGCGCACGTTTTGGGCTTAGAGTATCTTTTGCGCGGTGGGGAAACGGCCGTCTTTAATTTAGGAAATGGCAATGGCTTCTCGGTGAAAGAGGTGATTGAGGCAGCGAGAGAAGTGACAGGAAAACCCATTACCGCGATTGAACATCCACGTCGCGAAGGAGATTCCCCGATTTTGGTGGGTAGTAGCGATCGCGCCCGCACGGTGTTGGGCTGGAATCCGCAGTATGCTGATCTAAAGCAGATTATCACCCATGCTTGGAACTGGCACCAGCGGCGACACGGATGA
- a CDS encoding putative low-complexity protein (IMG reference gene:2510095602~PFAM: Pentapeptide repeats (8 copies)) yields the protein MSRKALTRLVLLGVGLGLTATLLFRFREVRVGWLLLTKHCPGCDLRGAQLFGANLQNANLQTANLGAANLSEADLSHANLSNAVLTHGNLSLTNLAAANLTGATLMNADLSGATLIRANLQNAQLQGGRLKFTDLEHANLRGANLQQAQLDGANLFGTILE from the coding sequence ATGAGCCGCAAAGCGCTAACCCGCCTGGTTTTGCTAGGAGTCGGTTTAGGACTAACGGCAACTCTTTTGTTTCGATTTCGCGAAGTGCGGGTTGGATGGTTGCTGCTGACCAAACATTGTCCTGGTTGCGATTTGCGGGGTGCACAGTTGTTTGGAGCCAACTTGCAGAATGCCAACCTGCAAACAGCCAATCTGGGAGCAGCTAATTTGAGTGAGGCAGATTTGAGCCATGCCAATCTCAGTAACGCAGTATTGACTCATGGCAATTTGAGTTTGACAAATTTAGCCGCTGCCAACCTGACAGGTGCCACCCTGATGAATGCAGATCTCAGTGGTGCCACGTTAATTCGCGCCAATCTTCAAAATGCCCAGTTGCAGGGGGGCAGGCTGAAGTTTACCGATCTGGAACATGCCAATCTTAGAGGAGCGAACTTACAACAGGCGCAACTCGATGGTGCAAACCTGTTTGGTACTATCCTTGAATAA